Proteins encoded together in one Accipiter gentilis chromosome 16, bAccGen1.1, whole genome shotgun sequence window:
- the ENDOU gene encoding uridylate-specific endoribonuclease isoform X3, with product MKGCCACSPVASFCHQDMGLVRVGTPVPPLHPLTLHAEHPALTASQDHDTRASMQHWVLHHAHFSWAPNLQPWELLPALASLLPLLAEGFSSSRDAITDEDLLRISEQLYRADHNKARPTDIAINPQYQASPDETDDQEDRSPQPLYKYVNEELFSKPTYASFIKLLDNYQRVTGREEDVTTEELREQDNFLKEVMKTELMKKLFAFLHKKNRYGSEQEFVADLKEMWFGLYSRGDGERDSSGFEHVFSGEVKKGKVSGFHNWIRFYLLEKQGIVNYFSHNFNGPMSPEPGQLQPQHPDLPLDQNHLRQRQEIHRHRLCDLALRLGGEG from the exons ATGAAAGGCTGCTGTGCCTGCAGCCCCGTGGCCAGCTTTTGTCACCAGGACATGGGGTTGGTGAGGGTTGGGACCCCCGTGCCACCCCTGCACCCCTTAACCCTCCATGCTGAGCACCCGGCTCTCACGGCATCCCAGGATCATGACACCCGTGCATCAATGCAGCATTGGGTGCTGCATCACGCTCACTTCTCGTGGGCACCTAATCTGCAGCCttgggagctgctgcctgctcttgccAGCCTCCTGCCTCTCCTTGCAGAGGGTTTCTCCAGCAGCCGGGATGCCATCACCGACGAGGACCTCCTGCGCATCTCGGAGCAGCTTTACAGGGCGGATCACAACAAAGCCCGGCCGACCGACATCGCCATTAACCCCCAGTACCAGGCCTCCCCCGATGAGACGGATGACCAGGAGGACCGCTCTCCGCAGCC GCTCTACAAATACGTCAATGAGGAACTTTTCTCCAAACCCACCTACGCAAGCTTCATTAAACTGCTGGACAACTACCAGAGGGTgactggcagggaggaggacgTGACAACGGAGGAGCTGAGGGAGCAGGACAACTTCCTCAAGGAGGTGATGAAAACCGAGCTGATGAAGAAACTCTTCGCCTTCCTCCACAAAAAAA ACCGCTACGGCTCCGAGCAGGAGTTTGTCGCCGATTTGAAGGAGATGTGGTTTGGCCTCTATTCCAGAGGCGATGGCGAGCGGGACTCCAGTGGCTTCGAGCACGTCTTCTCAG GGGAGGTGAAAAAGGGGAAAGTGTCTGGATTTCACAACTGGATTCGCTTCTACCTCCTTGAAAAGCAGGGCATTGTCAACTACTTCAGCCACAACTTCAACGGGCCG ATGTCACCTGAGCCTGGGCAGCTACAGCCTCAGCATCCAGACCTACCCCTGGACCAAAACCACTTACGGCAACGGCAAGAAATACATCGCCACCGCCTATGTGATCTCGCCCTGAGGCTGGGAGGCGAGGGGTGA
- the ENDOU gene encoding uridylate-specific endoribonuclease isoform X2, with translation MNSDLYTAPDSCEGRCEEPYSEEDECHCNAECESYRNCCEDYYRHCQPGGEWTREAAHTREGFSSSRDAITDEDLLRISEQLYRADHNKARPTDIAINPQYQASPDETDDQEDRSPQPLYKYVNEELFSKPTYASFIKLLDNYQRVTGREEDVTTEELREQDNFLKEVMKTELMKKLFAFLHKKNRYGSEQEFVADLKEMWFGLYSRGDGERDSSGFEHVFSGEVKKGKVSGFHNWIRFYLLEKQGIVNYFSHNFNGPWDTYPDVLGLQFSWDGFYKEVGSAFIGCSPEFEFGLYTLCFIARPGRACHLSLGSYSLSIQTYPWTKTTYGNGKKYIATAYVISP, from the exons ATGAACTCAG ACCTGTACACAGCTCCTGACTCCTGCGAGGGACGCTGCGAGGAGCCCTACAGCGAGGAGGACGAGTGCCACTGCAACGCTGAGTGCGAGAGCTACCGCAACTGCTGCGAGGATTACTACAGGCACTGCCAACCTG GTGGAGAATGGACCAGGGAAGCAGCTCACACCCGCG AGGGTTTCTCCAGCAGCCGGGATGCCATCACCGACGAGGACCTCCTGCGCATCTCGGAGCAGCTTTACAGGGCGGATCACAACAAAGCCCGGCCGACCGACATCGCCATTAACCCCCAGTACCAGGCCTCCCCCGATGAGACGGATGACCAGGAGGACCGCTCTCCGCAGCC GCTCTACAAATACGTCAATGAGGAACTTTTCTCCAAACCCACCTACGCAAGCTTCATTAAACTGCTGGACAACTACCAGAGGGTgactggcagggaggaggacgTGACAACGGAGGAGCTGAGGGAGCAGGACAACTTCCTCAAGGAGGTGATGAAAACCGAGCTGATGAAGAAACTCTTCGCCTTCCTCCACAAAAAAA ACCGCTACGGCTCCGAGCAGGAGTTTGTCGCCGATTTGAAGGAGATGTGGTTTGGCCTCTATTCCAGAGGCGATGGCGAGCGGGACTCCAGTGGCTTCGAGCACGTCTTCTCAG GGGAGGTGAAAAAGGGGAAAGTGTCTGGATTTCACAACTGGATTCGCTTCTACCTCCTTGAAAAGCAGGGCATTGTCAACTACTTCAGCCACAACTTCAACGGGCCG TGGGACACCTACCCCGACGTGCTGGGGCTGCAGTTCAGCTGGGATGGCTTTTACAAGGAGGTGGGCTCTGCCTTCATCGGCTGCAGCCCCGAATTTGAATTTGGCCTCTACACGTTGTGCTTCATCGCACGTCCCGGGAGGGC ATGTCACCTGAGCCTGGGCAGCTACAGCCTCAGCATCCAGACCTACCCCTGGACCAAAACCACTTACGGCAACGGCAAGAAATACATCGCCACCGCCTATGTGATCTCGCCCTGA
- the ENDOU gene encoding uridylate-specific endoribonuclease isoform X4, which translates to MLKTWILLVGAGIALGCVSGNLYTAPDSCEGRCEEPYSEEDECHCNAECESYRNCCEDYYRHCQPGGEWTREAAHTREGFSSSRDAITDEDLLRISEQLYRADHNKARPTDIAINPQYQASPDETDDQEDRSPQPLYKYVNEELFSKPTYASFIKLLDNYQRVTGREEDVTTEELREQDNFLKEVMKTELMKKLFAFLHKKNRYGSEQEFVADLKEMWFGLYSRGDGERDSSGFEHVFSGEVKKGKVSGFHNWIRFYLLEKQGIVNYFSHNFNGPWDTYPDVLGLQFSWDGFYKEVGSAFIGCSPEFEFGLYTLCFIARPGRACHLSLGSYSLSIQTYPWTKTTYGNGKKYIATAYVISP; encoded by the exons ATGTTGAAGACCTGGATTCTCCTTGTCGGGGCAGGAATAGCCCTGGGCTGCGTGTCTGGCA ACCTGTACACAGCTCCTGACTCCTGCGAGGGACGCTGCGAGGAGCCCTACAGCGAGGAGGACGAGTGCCACTGCAACGCTGAGTGCGAGAGCTACCGCAACTGCTGCGAGGATTACTACAGGCACTGCCAACCTG GTGGAGAATGGACCAGGGAAGCAGCTCACACCCGCG AGGGTTTCTCCAGCAGCCGGGATGCCATCACCGACGAGGACCTCCTGCGCATCTCGGAGCAGCTTTACAGGGCGGATCACAACAAAGCCCGGCCGACCGACATCGCCATTAACCCCCAGTACCAGGCCTCCCCCGATGAGACGGATGACCAGGAGGACCGCTCTCCGCAGCC GCTCTACAAATACGTCAATGAGGAACTTTTCTCCAAACCCACCTACGCAAGCTTCATTAAACTGCTGGACAACTACCAGAGGGTgactggcagggaggaggacgTGACAACGGAGGAGCTGAGGGAGCAGGACAACTTCCTCAAGGAGGTGATGAAAACCGAGCTGATGAAGAAACTCTTCGCCTTCCTCCACAAAAAAA ACCGCTACGGCTCCGAGCAGGAGTTTGTCGCCGATTTGAAGGAGATGTGGTTTGGCCTCTATTCCAGAGGCGATGGCGAGCGGGACTCCAGTGGCTTCGAGCACGTCTTCTCAG GGGAGGTGAAAAAGGGGAAAGTGTCTGGATTTCACAACTGGATTCGCTTCTACCTCCTTGAAAAGCAGGGCATTGTCAACTACTTCAGCCACAACTTCAACGGGCCG TGGGACACCTACCCCGACGTGCTGGGGCTGCAGTTCAGCTGGGATGGCTTTTACAAGGAGGTGGGCTCTGCCTTCATCGGCTGCAGCCCCGAATTTGAATTTGGCCTCTACACGTTGTGCTTCATCGCACGTCCCGGGAGGGC ATGTCACCTGAGCCTGGGCAGCTACAGCCTCAGCATCCAGACCTACCCCTGGACCAAAACCACTTACGGCAACGGCAAGAAATACATCGCCACCGCCTATGTGATCTCGCCCTGA
- the ENDOU gene encoding uridylate-specific endoribonuclease isoform X1, protein MKGCCACSPVASFCHQDMGLVRVGTPVPPLHPLTLHAEHPALTASQDHDTRASMQHWVLHHAHFSWAPNLQPWELLPALASLLPLLAEGFSSSRDAITDEDLLRISEQLYRADHNKARPTDIAINPQYQASPDETDDQEDRSPQPLYKYVNEELFSKPTYASFIKLLDNYQRVTGREEDVTTEELREQDNFLKEVMKTELMKKLFAFLHKKNRYGSEQEFVADLKEMWFGLYSRGDGERDSSGFEHVFSGEVKKGKVSGFHNWIRFYLLEKQGIVNYFSHNFNGPWDTYPDVLGLQFSWDGFYKEVGSAFIGCSPEFEFGLYTLCFIARPGRACHLSLGSYSLSIQTYPWTKTTYGNGKKYIATAYVISP, encoded by the exons ATGAAAGGCTGCTGTGCCTGCAGCCCCGTGGCCAGCTTTTGTCACCAGGACATGGGGTTGGTGAGGGTTGGGACCCCCGTGCCACCCCTGCACCCCTTAACCCTCCATGCTGAGCACCCGGCTCTCACGGCATCCCAGGATCATGACACCCGTGCATCAATGCAGCATTGGGTGCTGCATCACGCTCACTTCTCGTGGGCACCTAATCTGCAGCCttgggagctgctgcctgctcttgccAGCCTCCTGCCTCTCCTTGCAGAGGGTTTCTCCAGCAGCCGGGATGCCATCACCGACGAGGACCTCCTGCGCATCTCGGAGCAGCTTTACAGGGCGGATCACAACAAAGCCCGGCCGACCGACATCGCCATTAACCCCCAGTACCAGGCCTCCCCCGATGAGACGGATGACCAGGAGGACCGCTCTCCGCAGCC GCTCTACAAATACGTCAATGAGGAACTTTTCTCCAAACCCACCTACGCAAGCTTCATTAAACTGCTGGACAACTACCAGAGGGTgactggcagggaggaggacgTGACAACGGAGGAGCTGAGGGAGCAGGACAACTTCCTCAAGGAGGTGATGAAAACCGAGCTGATGAAGAAACTCTTCGCCTTCCTCCACAAAAAAA ACCGCTACGGCTCCGAGCAGGAGTTTGTCGCCGATTTGAAGGAGATGTGGTTTGGCCTCTATTCCAGAGGCGATGGCGAGCGGGACTCCAGTGGCTTCGAGCACGTCTTCTCAG GGGAGGTGAAAAAGGGGAAAGTGTCTGGATTTCACAACTGGATTCGCTTCTACCTCCTTGAAAAGCAGGGCATTGTCAACTACTTCAGCCACAACTTCAACGGGCCG TGGGACACCTACCCCGACGTGCTGGGGCTGCAGTTCAGCTGGGATGGCTTTTACAAGGAGGTGGGCTCTGCCTTCATCGGCTGCAGCCCCGAATTTGAATTTGGCCTCTACACGTTGTGCTTCATCGCACGTCCCGGGAGGGC ATGTCACCTGAGCCTGGGCAGCTACAGCCTCAGCATCCAGACCTACCCCTGGACCAAAACCACTTACGGCAACGGCAAGAAATACATCGCCACCGCCTATGTGATCTCGCCCTGA